One genomic window of Catenulispora sp. MAP5-51 includes the following:
- a CDS encoding TIGR02678 family protein, translating into MTVLDTTPLTPLTPSAPATAAAADHDVERRRAARALLAAPLLTARDDDFRLVRKHAAALAGWFAEQTGWRLTVDAETARLFKKPADLGDATRPARTPKTKVPFTRRRYVLLCLALAALERSESQTTLGRLAEGVLTGAADPALTEAGITFAMERREERADLVAVVRLLLSWGVLTRVQGDEEAFVSDGGNDVLYDVDRRVTGGLLATSRGASTVTAPAFEDRLTALAAEPLPDTDDLRLRSLRHAMTRRLLDDPVVYYADLTEAERAYLVNQRVAITRRITELTGLIPEMRAEGIAMVDPDDMLTDVRMPEQGTDGHVTLLIATKLATDGRAPSLPELTRFIQAQAKVHASYWRKTAQEPAAAADLAEQAVAKLEALNLVIRVPDDHGEPRVHPRSALMRFAMTEPTIKKAGVRS; encoded by the coding sequence ATGACTGTCCTGGACACCACGCCACTCACGCCGCTCACGCCGTCCGCCCCGGCCACGGCCGCCGCCGCCGACCACGACGTCGAACGCCGCCGCGCCGCCCGGGCCCTGCTGGCCGCACCGCTGCTGACCGCCCGCGACGACGACTTCCGCCTGGTCCGCAAACACGCCGCGGCGCTGGCCGGCTGGTTCGCCGAGCAGACCGGCTGGCGGCTGACCGTGGACGCCGAGACCGCGCGCCTGTTCAAGAAGCCGGCCGACCTGGGTGACGCGACTCGTCCGGCGCGCACGCCGAAGACCAAAGTCCCGTTCACCCGGCGCCGCTACGTGCTGCTGTGCCTGGCGCTGGCGGCGCTGGAGCGCTCGGAGTCGCAGACCACGCTGGGCCGCCTGGCCGAGGGCGTGCTGACCGGCGCGGCCGACCCGGCGCTGACCGAAGCGGGGATCACCTTCGCCATGGAACGCCGCGAAGAACGCGCCGACCTCGTCGCCGTCGTCAGACTCCTGCTGTCCTGGGGCGTGCTCACCCGGGTCCAAGGCGATGAGGAGGCCTTCGTCTCCGACGGCGGCAACGACGTCCTCTACGACGTGGACCGCCGGGTCACCGGCGGGCTGCTCGCGACCTCGCGCGGCGCGTCCACCGTGACCGCTCCGGCCTTCGAGGACCGCCTGACGGCGCTGGCCGCCGAACCGCTGCCCGACACCGACGACCTGCGCCTACGCTCGCTGCGGCACGCGATGACCCGCCGGCTGTTGGATGACCCGGTCGTCTACTACGCCGACCTCACTGAGGCCGAACGCGCCTATCTGGTCAACCAGCGCGTCGCCATCACCCGCCGCATCACGGAGCTGACCGGCCTGATCCCCGAGATGCGCGCAGAGGGCATCGCCATGGTCGACCCGGACGACATGCTCACGGATGTCCGCATGCCGGAACAGGGTACCGACGGCCACGTCACCCTGCTGATCGCCACCAAGCTCGCCACCGACGGCAGGGCCCCGTCGCTGCCGGAACTCACCCGCTTCATCCAAGCCCAGGCCAAGGTCCACGCCTCATATTGGCGCAAGACCGCACAGGAACCCGCGGCAGCCGCCGACCTGGCCGAGCAGGCCGTCGCCAAGCTGGAAGCCCTCAACCTGGTGATCCGCGTCCCCGATGACCACGGCGAGCCGCGGGTCCACCCGCGCTCGGCGCTGATGCGGTTCGCCATGACCGAACCGACGATCAAGAAGGCCGGAGTCCGCTCGTGA
- a CDS encoding TIGR02679 family protein: protein MTDRIPAGLDMPRLQRLLGSPDTAWLVDRVAERIASGTEPAHGTATLADPAPAQRRALELLLGRPPGRGKSLTARLADVDTVLRESGISPDGLVAAVQALRGPIAVRREVETAADRAWESALEPLDRLAADRPDLTPWLQQVRATGLLKRQATDPIAGAGLAEQAARVLSALPHPGIVRPILAAQTVGHAHALDDGRPLTALVLSAIRSLTGLAASDTATSEGRRDAWAGAGVAADDLSSRILALNVPPPRDEGFLPRLLRLGAAAGQPLVLTLRDLNSLPTATTTTTTTTTTTTTDHTIAADLTGTTISVCENPAVVSAAATALGSTCPPLVCLEGTPSVAANRLLRQLLARGANLRYHGDFDWGGIRIATSVFNLAEQSGAPAAPWRYDSAAYLEAVARRLGTALPQAKTRDTPWDPDLRHHIETHALRVEEEHVIDTLLTDLTRHRTSPA from the coding sequence ATGACGGACCGTATCCCCGCAGGCCTCGACATGCCGCGCCTGCAACGCCTGCTCGGCTCCCCGGACACGGCATGGCTGGTGGACCGGGTCGCCGAACGTATCGCCTCGGGAACCGAACCAGCCCACGGCACAGCCACGCTGGCCGATCCGGCCCCCGCGCAGCGGCGTGCTCTCGAGCTTCTCCTCGGCCGGCCACCAGGGCGCGGCAAGTCCCTGACCGCGCGCCTGGCCGACGTCGACACCGTCCTGAGAGAATCAGGGATCAGTCCCGACGGCCTGGTCGCCGCCGTCCAGGCCCTTCGCGGCCCGATCGCCGTCCGCCGTGAGGTCGAGACCGCCGCCGACCGCGCCTGGGAGTCAGCCCTGGAACCACTGGACCGGCTCGCAGCCGATCGTCCGGATCTGACCCCTTGGTTGCAGCAGGTGCGGGCCACGGGCCTGCTCAAACGACAGGCAACAGACCCGATAGCGGGAGCCGGGCTTGCCGAGCAGGCCGCACGCGTCCTGTCCGCCCTGCCGCACCCGGGCATCGTCCGCCCGATCCTCGCCGCCCAAACGGTCGGTCACGCGCACGCCCTAGACGACGGCCGGCCGCTCACAGCCCTCGTTCTGAGCGCCATCCGATCCCTCACTGGCCTGGCGGCATCAGACACCGCCACCTCGGAGGGCCGCCGCGACGCCTGGGCCGGCGCCGGCGTCGCCGCCGATGACCTGTCCTCCCGCATCCTGGCCCTCAACGTCCCGCCACCGCGCGACGAGGGCTTCCTGCCCCGACTCTTGAGGCTCGGCGCCGCCGCCGGTCAACCCCTCGTCCTGACCCTCCGCGACCTCAACAGCCTGCCGACGGCAACGACAACGACAACGACAACGACAACGACAACGACAACAGACCACACCATCGCCGCCGACCTGACCGGAACCACGATCAGCGTCTGTGAAAACCCGGCCGTCGTCTCGGCAGCCGCCACCGCACTCGGCTCCACATGCCCACCCCTGGTCTGCCTGGAGGGCACCCCGTCAGTCGCCGCGAACCGGCTGCTCCGTCAGCTCCTCGCCCGGGGCGCGAACCTTCGCTATCACGGCGACTTCGACTGGGGCGGCATCCGCATCGCTACGAGCGTCTTCAACCTCGCCGAACAAAGCGGTGCCCCAGCTGCCCCCTGGCGATATGACAGCGCCGCATACCTGGAGGCAGTCGCCCGGAGGCTCGGCACGGCTCTCCCCCAGGCCAAAACCCGTGACACCCCGTGGGACCCCGACCTACGGCATCACATCGAGACTCACGCACTCCGCGTCGAAGAAGAACACGTCATCGACACGCTCCTCACCGACCTCACACGTCACCGAACCTCACCTGCATGA
- a CDS encoding DUF2332 domain-containing protein, with protein MSAEELPDRLRRFAESETASSPLYSELAGRIADDTDLRAAVAALAEDFSPTFFFAAVHFVLTSHPDGALAAYYPSLGGEREPDAELSAALMAFLSAHRDRLADVLATHDIQSNDPLRAAQLLPALGWAQACFGRPLGLIEVGASAGLLLHADRYTYRYDFQDGSRLEHGDPSGLLLPCPVFGAATPKSLAPFVSKGLRVRSRVGLDLNPLDPSDPQARAWLHALVWPEDAAGRSRLEAALESAAQRPVRLRKGDALRILPDAVIGVQAPAVPCVFASNSLSHFPADSRTAFASLVRQLGARHDLVLVLKEPAAAGLGLFAPDTPFSPDEEENLAAVVFQSGRERVFSLGRAGAHGAWLDWDPRPL; from the coding sequence ATGAGTGCCGAAGAACTCCCCGACCGTCTGCGCCGCTTCGCCGAGTCCGAGACGGCCTCGTCGCCGCTGTACAGCGAGCTGGCCGGGCGCATCGCAGACGACACGGACCTGCGAGCTGCGGTCGCGGCACTGGCGGAGGACTTCTCACCGACATTCTTCTTCGCGGCTGTGCACTTCGTACTCACCAGCCACCCCGACGGCGCCCTCGCGGCCTACTACCCCTCCCTCGGCGGCGAGCGCGAGCCCGACGCCGAGCTGTCGGCCGCCCTCATGGCATTCCTGTCGGCTCATCGGGACCGTCTGGCCGACGTGCTGGCGACCCACGACATCCAGTCGAACGACCCGTTGCGTGCCGCCCAGCTCCTTCCGGCGCTGGGCTGGGCCCAGGCGTGCTTCGGGCGCCCGCTCGGTCTGATCGAGGTCGGGGCGAGCGCCGGGCTGCTGCTGCACGCCGACCGGTACACCTACCGGTACGACTTCCAAGACGGCTCACGCCTGGAGCACGGCGACCCCTCAGGCCTGCTGCTGCCCTGCCCGGTCTTCGGCGCCGCGACGCCGAAGTCGCTGGCCCCGTTCGTGAGCAAAGGGCTGCGGGTGAGGTCCCGGGTGGGCCTGGACCTGAACCCGCTCGACCCGTCCGACCCGCAGGCCCGAGCCTGGCTGCACGCGCTGGTGTGGCCGGAGGACGCCGCGGGGCGCTCCCGGCTCGAGGCGGCCCTGGAGTCGGCCGCGCAGCGGCCGGTCCGGCTACGCAAGGGTGACGCGCTGCGGATCCTCCCCGACGCGGTCATCGGGGTCCAGGCGCCGGCGGTGCCGTGCGTGTTCGCGTCGAACTCGCTCTCGCACTTCCCGGCTGACAGCCGGACCGCCTTCGCGAGCCTCGTCCGCCAGCTCGGTGCGAGACATGACCTGGTGCTGGTATTGAAGGAACCGGCCGCGGCAGGCCTGGGACTGTTCGCCCCTGATACGCCATTCTCACCGGACGAGGAGGAGAACCTCGCCGCGGTCGTGTTCCAGTCCGGCCGCGAGCGCGTCTTCTCGCTGGGGCGGGCCGGCGCACACGGCGCCTGGCTGGACTGGGACCCTCGGCCGCTGTAG
- a CDS encoding cell wall-binding repeat-containing protein — protein sequence MRRTITSIALSTLAVGSGLAVVRPADAATAGEPSASQLSYRAAPGNGLISAQAGLLSSVEVSGTASDLHVYAADGTNSWTVNLGAATGSTLTAGSTYTNVGRSPSASSASLDLAFDSSECSTQYADFTVYQISTDAKGNVTSLEVGFDQNCSTSASAPSVNALIRYNATGPLPAGAPTGLPPAAPQGTTGPLAFVRNGQMILDTNGGTDGADLGPSTAKMTFGYAVPVGGAAWSPSVNRIVYTRDSRLHSYLPDGSGDIAITADGPYVYNPDLDPAVAPDGTVAFSRGTAIMLAALDGSSAGQEYTLYTDNNAYARHPTWAADGSLLFERTAMQNPGNPGPTPQPDVYRFANGAARLFLANAAQPTVSPDGSRIAFLRTDSRGIKQVFTVGADGVSGLTQITHGDTDATEPSWSPDGSILAYVMPTWNEVIEVPAAGGAPVGSIPNADAPAWRPNPLPSHVTRIAGTDRIHTAIAASQHDFADHNSADRSRDQAGAVVLARSDTYADALGGSSLAVRKNAPLLITSPTALAPDVTREMQRVLAPGGTVYLLGGTSALSPAVASAVQKLHYNVVRLAGPDRYATSVAIAKQVDPNPRVLLIASGDNFPDALAAGATGQPLVLTAGSTMPTATLAYLNTVDPVDPGFGGVTQIVTVGGPGDKAVIDAYMAGKLHWGEEMSRIKLVGATRQDTALLVARSFFGGVSEAAFATSATWPDALSGGAMIGHDGGPLLLTAPSGLYGPDADYLHGLAGTGGLTSVDVLGGPAALPTTISQQIAAQLGVAGTVVVNQAHRDPIPLGTRAAAGAVTAQR from the coding sequence ATGCGCCGCACCATCACGTCCATCGCTTTATCAACGCTCGCCGTCGGCTCGGGTTTGGCGGTGGTCCGTCCGGCTGACGCGGCGACCGCTGGCGAGCCGAGCGCGTCGCAGCTTTCGTACCGTGCGGCGCCGGGGAACGGCCTGATCTCGGCCCAGGCTGGGCTGCTCTCGTCGGTCGAGGTCAGCGGTACTGCTTCCGACCTCCACGTCTACGCCGCAGACGGAACGAACAGCTGGACGGTCAACCTGGGGGCGGCAACCGGGTCGACACTGACCGCCGGGAGCACATACACGAACGTGGGCCGGTCCCCGAGCGCTTCGTCGGCCTCGCTGGACCTGGCCTTCGACTCCAGCGAGTGTTCGACGCAGTACGCGGATTTCACCGTGTACCAGATCTCGACCGACGCCAAGGGCAACGTCACCTCGCTGGAGGTCGGCTTCGACCAGAACTGCTCGACCTCCGCTTCGGCGCCGAGCGTCAATGCCCTGATCCGGTACAACGCGACCGGGCCGCTGCCCGCGGGCGCGCCGACCGGCCTGCCGCCGGCCGCGCCGCAGGGCACGACCGGCCCGCTCGCGTTCGTGCGCAACGGGCAGATGATCCTGGACACCAACGGGGGGACCGACGGCGCCGACCTGGGTCCGTCGACCGCGAAGATGACGTTCGGCTACGCGGTCCCGGTTGGTGGGGCCGCGTGGTCCCCGTCAGTCAACCGGATCGTCTACACCCGCGACTCCCGGCTGCACTCCTACCTGCCGGACGGCAGCGGCGACATCGCGATCACCGCCGACGGTCCGTACGTCTACAACCCGGACCTGGACCCGGCGGTCGCGCCGGACGGCACCGTCGCCTTCTCCCGCGGCACCGCGATCATGCTGGCTGCCCTCGACGGCAGCTCCGCGGGCCAGGAGTACACGCTCTACACCGACAACAACGCCTACGCCCGGCACCCGACGTGGGCCGCCGACGGCTCTTTGCTGTTCGAGCGCACGGCCATGCAGAACCCCGGTAACCCGGGGCCCACACCCCAGCCCGACGTCTACCGCTTCGCAAACGGCGCTGCCAGGTTGTTCCTGGCGAACGCCGCGCAGCCCACCGTCTCGCCCGACGGGAGCCGAATCGCCTTCCTGCGCACCGACTCCCGTGGCATCAAGCAGGTCTTCACGGTCGGTGCCGACGGTGTGAGCGGCCTGACCCAGATCACCCACGGCGACACCGACGCGACCGAGCCGTCCTGGTCGCCTGACGGCTCCATCCTCGCCTACGTGATGCCGACCTGGAACGAGGTCATCGAGGTGCCGGCCGCCGGCGGCGCCCCGGTCGGCAGCATCCCGAACGCCGACGCCCCGGCCTGGCGGCCGAATCCGCTCCCGTCGCACGTCACCCGGATCGCCGGTACGGACCGGATCCACACCGCCATCGCCGCCTCCCAGCACGACTTCGCCGACCACAACAGCGCCGATCGGTCGCGCGACCAGGCCGGCGCCGTCGTCCTGGCCAGGTCCGACACCTACGCCGACGCGCTCGGTGGCTCCTCCCTCGCGGTCCGCAAGAACGCCCCGCTGCTGATCACCTCACCGACTGCACTGGCCCCGGACGTGACCCGCGAGATGCAGCGCGTGCTGGCCCCCGGCGGAACCGTGTACCTGCTCGGCGGCACCAGCGCCCTGTCCCCGGCGGTGGCCAGCGCGGTCCAGAAACTGCACTACAACGTGGTGCGGCTGGCCGGCCCCGACCGCTACGCCACGTCGGTCGCGATCGCCAAGCAGGTCGACCCGAACCCGCGGGTGCTGCTGATCGCCAGCGGCGACAACTTCCCCGACGCCCTCGCCGCCGGCGCCACCGGCCAGCCCCTGGTCCTCACCGCAGGCTCGACGATGCCCACGGCGACCCTGGCCTACCTCAACACCGTGGACCCGGTCGACCCGGGCTTCGGCGGCGTCACGCAGATCGTCACCGTCGGCGGCCCCGGCGACAAGGCCGTGATCGACGCCTACATGGCCGGCAAGCTCCACTGGGGCGAGGAGATGAGCCGCATCAAGCTGGTCGGGGCCACCCGCCAGGACACCGCCCTGCTGGTCGCCCGCTCCTTCTTCGGCGGCGTCTCCGAAGCAGCCTTCGCCACCTCAGCCACCTGGCCCGACGCCCTCTCCGGCGGCGCGATGATCGGCCACGACGGCGGACCACTGTTGTTGACCGCCCCCAGCGGCCTCTACGGCCCGGACGCCGACTACTTGCACGGCTTGGCCGGCACCGGCGGCCTCACGTCCGTGGACGTCCTCGGCGGACCGGCGGCGCTGCCGACGACGATCTCGCAGCAGATCGCAGCGCAGCTCGGGGTGGCCGGCACAGTCGTGGTCAACCAGGCGCACCGCGACCCGATCCCGCTCGGGACGCGCGCTGCCGCGGGGGCGGTGACGGCCCAGCGGTAA
- a CDS encoding TIGR02680 family protein produces the protein MNTPTTSTAEALPQPVRDRWQPLRAGLIDVFYYDAEEFRFHDGRLLLRGNNGTGKSKVLALTLPFLLDGELIPSRVEPDGDRNKRMEWNLLLGDKHPHDERLGYTWLEFGRIGDDGVPLYRTIGCGLKAVRGRGIADHWFFVTDLRVGPELPLRNEHRVSYSRKTLEEKIGPHAVYTTAKAYRRAVDEALFGLGAERYEALVNLLIQLRQPQLSKKPDEKLLSKALTEALPPLADNLVGEIAEAFRGLQDERDALAALVEAHNAASAFLSHYRRYAQVAAKRTAAGVRHTHSKYEKLGRDLGAATTAQEEANTAFIAAEGELAELDERKTLLSAQKDALNRDPAMDTAREIERLAASADALAGVARSRADDRHRALRDAETWTTRAATARNNADTDADTVQAQHRDAETAAETAGIDHAAVRGAIAVLDAAAFDTLPARTSAEALIRDRQQAITGLRGLHTASDAAARRLGAARAAAERAAATATATAEQAAAAADTVAACGTSLVGTWQTWSAECSEIVLPDREEALSELGLWVDTLDGPNPMMLRADETGRSHAAVLNRRSADIDARRARVQKDRSIVAEMIAGLEQGHHSAPPIPHTRQADTRLDRPGAPLWKVVDFHDHITESDRAGLEAALEACGLLDAWVSPDGRLIDVAGDTLVSPTGPAPDTTLATALRPAIDTADPQAAALTEPTVAAVLAAIGGVPASGDGDGHHTWVSPDGRFRLGALRGGWRKESALYIGDGAREAARRARLADLADQAALLDAQIEALADSSRAVAARLDALAEELGTRPSDAVLRDAHSRAATHAEAARAAADLREEALAAVEPAAEAAQEAAAALLAFAEDVHLPADLGALESVTEALNEYRTILSGLWSALTTATRSAAEAADAEARRHDATARLAEADEAELTSRSAAEAAAERHRTLVATSGAAVEELYRRLEAVGSAFTAAEAAVKSVGARREQALKDRERAEGRRQQLQDDIGEATAVRDEAIAALRRFTATGLLAAALPDLEHADPADAWVPAPAVALARAVDAALTAVDDADSAWERVQQRVSREQQELSGALARHGHQVGMTLQDGLMVVDVQFAGRTQDVPSLAAALDTEVAQRTRLLSAKERELLENHLVGEVAGALQELITEAEATVKAMNDDLEARPTSTGMALRLIWRTAKNAPEGLDAVRTRLLRKAVDAWSPADRAAVGDFLQRRIADDRAANPADTWHDQLTRAFDYRAWHEFGIQRRADGTWISASGPASGGERVLAASVPLFAAASSHYSSGNRHAPRLIALDEAFAGVDDDSRAKYLGLVAEFDLDVVMTSEREWACYPTVPGIGIAQLARSQGVDAVLVTPWRWDGRDRVRLQRAEPYLPPQRARDSDSPSSDTDGALFDVGSR, from the coding sequence GTGAACACCCCGACCACGTCCACGGCCGAAGCGCTGCCCCAGCCGGTCCGCGACCGCTGGCAGCCGCTGCGCGCGGGCCTCATCGACGTGTTCTACTACGACGCCGAGGAGTTCCGCTTCCACGACGGCCGGCTGCTGCTGCGCGGCAACAACGGCACCGGCAAGTCCAAGGTCCTGGCACTGACGCTGCCATTCCTGCTGGACGGGGAACTGATTCCGTCCCGTGTCGAGCCCGACGGCGACCGCAACAAGCGGATGGAGTGGAACCTCCTGCTCGGCGACAAGCACCCGCACGACGAGCGCCTGGGATACACCTGGCTGGAGTTCGGCCGGATCGGCGACGACGGCGTGCCGCTGTACCGGACGATCGGCTGCGGCCTGAAGGCCGTGCGCGGCAGGGGCATCGCCGACCATTGGTTCTTCGTCACCGACCTGCGCGTCGGGCCGGAATTGCCGCTGCGGAACGAACACCGCGTGTCGTACTCCCGCAAGACGCTGGAGGAGAAAATCGGGCCGCACGCGGTGTACACCACCGCCAAGGCGTACCGCCGCGCGGTGGACGAGGCACTGTTCGGGCTGGGCGCCGAACGCTACGAAGCCCTCGTCAACCTCCTGATCCAGCTGCGGCAACCGCAACTGTCGAAGAAGCCTGACGAGAAACTGCTGTCGAAGGCCCTCACCGAGGCGCTGCCACCGCTGGCCGACAATCTGGTCGGGGAGATCGCCGAGGCCTTCCGGGGTCTGCAGGACGAGCGGGATGCGCTGGCCGCCCTGGTCGAGGCGCACAATGCGGCTTCAGCCTTCCTCTCCCACTACCGCCGCTACGCCCAGGTCGCCGCCAAGCGCACAGCCGCGGGGGTACGGCACACCCACAGCAAGTACGAGAAGCTGGGCCGCGACCTGGGCGCGGCGACGACGGCCCAGGAGGAGGCGAACACCGCGTTCATCGCCGCCGAGGGAGAACTGGCCGAACTCGACGAACGCAAGACCCTGTTGTCCGCGCAGAAGGACGCGCTGAACCGCGATCCCGCGATGGACACCGCTCGCGAGATCGAACGGCTGGCGGCGTCAGCCGACGCGCTGGCCGGCGTTGCGCGCAGTCGTGCCGACGACCGCCACCGCGCCCTGCGGGACGCCGAAACCTGGACGACTCGCGCCGCGACGGCGCGAAACAACGCCGACACCGACGCGGATACCGTCCAGGCGCAGCACCGCGATGCCGAGACCGCGGCCGAGACCGCGGGCATCGATCATGCCGCCGTTCGCGGCGCCATCGCAGTACTCGACGCCGCAGCGTTCGACACCTTGCCGGCACGCACGTCTGCCGAGGCACTGATCCGCGACCGCCAACAGGCGATCACCGGTTTGCGCGGTCTGCACACGGCATCCGACGCGGCCGCACGGCGACTCGGCGCGGCGCGAGCCGCTGCCGAGCGGGCCGCGGCGACCGCGACCGCGACCGCCGAGCAGGCCGCCGCCGCCGCCGATACCGTCGCGGCGTGCGGCACATCCCTTGTCGGCACATGGCAGACCTGGAGCGCCGAGTGCTCCGAGATCGTGCTGCCGGATCGCGAGGAGGCGCTTTCCGAGCTCGGGCTCTGGGTCGACACGCTCGACGGCCCCAACCCGATGATGCTGCGGGCCGACGAGACCGGCCGTTCCCACGCCGCTGTGCTGAACCGCCGCAGTGCGGACATCGACGCCCGACGCGCCCGTGTCCAGAAGGACCGGTCCATCGTCGCCGAAATGATCGCCGGCCTGGAGCAGGGGCACCACAGCGCCCCGCCGATCCCGCACACGCGCCAGGCGGATACCCGCCTCGACCGGCCGGGCGCGCCCCTGTGGAAGGTCGTGGACTTCCACGACCACATCACGGAATCGGACCGTGCGGGCCTGGAGGCCGCTCTGGAGGCCTGCGGCCTCCTGGACGCCTGGGTCAGTCCCGACGGCCGCCTGATCGACGTTGCCGGCGACACGCTCGTCTCGCCGACCGGCCCGGCTCCCGACACCACCCTTGCCACAGCCCTGCGCCCCGCGATCGACACGGCTGATCCACAGGCCGCCGCGCTCACCGAGCCGACCGTCGCGGCTGTCCTCGCCGCGATCGGCGGCGTCCCGGCCAGCGGCGACGGCGACGGCCACCACACCTGGGTCAGTCCGGACGGACGCTTCCGCCTGGGCGCGCTGCGCGGTGGCTGGCGCAAGGAATCAGCCCTCTACATCGGCGACGGAGCACGGGAAGCCGCGCGCCGCGCGCGCCTGGCCGACCTCGCCGACCAGGCCGCGCTCCTGGACGCACAGATCGAAGCACTGGCCGACTCCTCGCGCGCCGTCGCCGCGCGCTTGGACGCCCTCGCCGAGGAGCTTGGCACCCGGCCGTCGGACGCGGTGCTGCGCGACGCCCACAGCCGCGCCGCGACTCATGCCGAAGCGGCTCGGGCCGCCGCCGACCTGCGCGAGGAGGCGCTCGCAGCCGTCGAGCCCGCGGCCGAGGCAGCGCAGGAGGCCGCGGCGGCGCTGCTCGCCTTCGCCGAGGACGTCCACCTGCCCGCGGACCTCGGCGCACTGGAGTCCGTGACCGAAGCGCTCAACGAATACCGGACCATCCTGTCCGGGCTGTGGTCGGCGCTGACCACGGCCACCCGGTCCGCGGCCGAGGCCGCCGACGCCGAAGCCCGGCGGCACGACGCCACCGCCCGCCTGGCCGAAGCCGACGAGGCCGAACTCACCAGCCGATCCGCCGCCGAGGCCGCGGCCGAACGGCACCGCACCCTGGTCGCGACCTCCGGCGCGGCGGTGGAAGAGCTCTACCGCCGCCTCGAAGCCGTCGGCTCGGCGTTCACAGCCGCCGAAGCCGCCGTGAAGTCCGTCGGCGCCCGCCGAGAGCAGGCTCTCAAGGACCGTGAACGCGCCGAAGGCCGCCGCCAGCAGCTCCAGGACGACATCGGGGAGGCGACCGCCGTCCGCGACGAGGCCATCGCCGCCCTGCGCCGCTTCACCGCCACCGGCCTGCTCGCGGCCGCGCTGCCAGACCTCGAACACGCCGATCCCGCCGACGCCTGGGTCCCGGCCCCGGCGGTCGCCCTGGCCCGCGCCGTCGACGCCGCGCTGACCGCCGTCGACGACGCCGACAGCGCGTGGGAACGCGTCCAGCAGCGCGTCTCGCGCGAGCAGCAGGAGCTGTCCGGCGCACTGGCCCGCCACGGCCACCAGGTCGGCATGACCCTGCAGGACGGCCTGATGGTCGTGGACGTCCAGTTCGCCGGCCGCACCCAGGACGTGCCGTCGCTGGCCGCGGCCCTGGACACCGAAGTCGCCCAGCGCACCCGCCTGCTGTCGGCGAAGGAGCGCGAACTGCTGGAGAACCACCTCGTCGGCGAAGTAGCCGGCGCCCTCCAGGAATTGATCACCGAGGCCGAGGCCACCGTCAAGGCGATGAACGACGACCTCGAAGCCCGGCCCACCTCCACCGGTATGGCCCTGCGCCTGATCTGGCGCACCGCGAAGAACGCGCCGGAGGGCCTCGACGCCGTCCGCACCCGGCTGCTCCGCAAGGCCGTCGACGCCTGGAGCCCCGCCGACCGCGCCGCCGTGGGCGACTTCCTTCAGCGCCGCATCGCCGACGACCGCGCCGCCAACCCCGCGGACACCTGGCACGACCAGCTCACCCGCGCCTTCGACTACCGCGCCTGGCACGAGTTCGGCATCCAACGCCGCGCGGACGGCACCTGGATCTCGGCCTCGGGCCCCGCCTCGGGCGGCGAGCGGGTCCTGGCCGCGTCCGTCCCCCTGTTCGCCGCCGCTTCCTCGCACTACTCGTCCGGGAACCGGCACGCCCCACGCCTGATCGCGCTGGACGAGGCCTTCGCAGGCGTCGATGACGACTCCCGGGCCAAATACCTCGGACTGGTCGCCGAATTCGACTTGGACGTCGTCATGACCTCCGAACGGGAATGGGCCTGCTACCCCACCGTGCCCGGCATCGGCATCGCGCAACTGGCCCGCAGCCAGGGAGTGGACGCGGTCCTGGTCACGCCGTGGCGCTGGGACGGACGCGATCGCGTCCGCCTACAGCGGGCTGAGCCGTACCTGCCGCCCCAGCGGGCCCGCGACAGCGACTCCCCATCCAGTGACACCGACGGCGCGTTGTTCGACGTCGGATCCCGATGA
- a CDS encoding LuxR C-terminal-related transcriptional regulator — MPHESNDQLLGRHGEIETLDRLLREVREGHSRVLTLRGEAGIGKSALLDHLAVRTAIGMEAFAERARRELLATGETVAKRSGGAVVLTPQEVQIGRLVVAGHSNAEVGGQLFLSPRTVEWHLRKIFTKLGISSRRELDGSLLVG, encoded by the coding sequence ATGCCGCACGAATCGAACGACCAGCTGCTCGGGCGGCATGGCGAGATCGAGACCCTGGATCGCCTCCTGCGTGAGGTTCGTGAGGGGCACAGCCGGGTGCTGACGCTGCGGGGCGAGGCTGGGATCGGCAAGTCCGCCCTGCTCGACCATCTGGCCGTCCGGACGGCGATCGGCATGGAGGCGTTCGCCGAACGCGCCCGGCGCGAACTGCTTGCGACCGGCGAGACCGTCGCCAAACGCAGTGGGGGAGCAGTGGTGCTCACCCCGCAGGAGGTGCAGATCGGCCGCCTCGTGGTGGCCGGGCACTCGAACGCCGAGGTCGGCGGTCAGCTGTTCCTCAGCCCGCGCACGGTCGAGTGGCACCTACGGAAGATCTTCACCAAGCTGGGAATCTCCTCGCGCCGCGAACTCGACGGCTCGCTGCTGGTCGGCTGA